The Thiorhodovibrio frisius genome segment CCCGCAATCTCTCCTGACACCCTCGTTGAGCCTGACCGATGTCTGCTGCTAGCTGTCGGTCGTTTGGCTCTTCAGAAGGACTTCCCCATGCTGATCGGGGCGTTCGCAACGTTGGCGCCGGACTTTCCAACATGGGACATGTTCATCCTTGGCGAAGGCTCGGAGCGTCCCCGCCTTGAAGCCCAAATCGAGCAAGCCGGTTTGGGGGGGCGCGTGCATCTGCCCGGACGCGTCGGGAATCTGGGCAGGTGGTATGAGCGTGCCCAGTTGTTCGCGCTTACTTCGCGGTTCGAGGGGTTTCCCAATGTGCTGCTCGAGGCGATGGCCCACGGCTTGCCGGTTGTGAGTCTCGATTGCCAAGCTGGACCCGCGGACTTGATCCACGACGGGGTCAATGGATTTTTGGTTCATCCATCAAACGCGTTGCTTGGCTTGATCTCCCGGTTGCGGGAGCTAATGGAAGATCCACCCTTGCGTCACCGTCTGGGCCTGCGTGCGCGGGAGGTCCGGGAGCGCTTCGCGCTTGCGAAGATTGCTCGGCAGTGGGAAGCCTTGTTCGCTCCCGAACGAGCCGGGCATCGGAGCGGCAATCATTCGCGGGATAATGACTGATGTGCGGTATCACCGGCTATTGGCACCCTGATCGCTGCGATGCGGCAATCGCCGAGCGGATGTCGGTCGCGATCCAGGCGCGCGGTCCCGATAGCCGCGGCGTGTGGTGCGATCACAAGGCGGGTCTCGCCCTGGCGCATCGACGCTTGGCGGTTTTGGACTTGTCCCCGGCCGGCCATCAGCCGATGGTGTCCCCCTGTAAGCGTTACGCGTTGACCTACAACGGCGAGATTTACAATAACCTGGATATCCGCCGTGAATTGGAGTGTGTCGGTGGTTACTTTGACTGGCGCGGTCACTCCGACACCGAGACTCTTCTGGCCGCGTTGCGGCATTGGGGTGTGCCAGTTGCCCTGGAGCGACTCAATGGGATGTTTGCCTTCGCGCTCTGGGATGCCCGGGAGCGCTTGCTGTATCTCGCGCGGGACCGCATGGGCGAGAAGCCTTTGTACTACGGACATTATGGGAAGGCTTTCCTGTTCGGCTCGGAACTGAAGGCACTCCGTGCTTACTCGGGCTGGCAAGGCATGATTGACCGCGATGCCTTGACGTTGTATCTGCGACACAACTATGTACCCACTCCCTGGAGCATTTATCGCGGCATCGCCAAGTTGCCGCCGGCACACTATGTGGTGATCCGCGAAGGGGGCCGGAGCATTGGCAAGCCCCGGTGCTATTGGAGTCTTGCCACTGTCGCGGAAGCCGGCACGGTCGAGGCCGGAGCGGCCGAGCTAACTGACGAATTGGACGCCCTGCTAACGGATGCGGTAAAGCGACGCATGGCATCTGACGTGCCGCTCGGCGCTTTTCTGTCTGGCGGGTACGACTCAACCATGGTGACCGCGCTAATGCAGGCCCAGAGCCAGCGGCCAGTGCGCACCTTTTCCATCGGTTTTCACGAGGCCGCCTACGACGAATCGCGGCACGCCAAGAAGGTGGCCGCGCACCTTGGCACCGACCACACCGAATTGCTCGTTAGCCCGGAACAGGCGCTGGCGGTGGTACCCAAGCTGCCTTTTATTTATGATGAACCATTCGCCGATTCGTCCCAGATTCCGACCTTTCTCGTCAGCCAGCTTGCCCGGCGTCATGTCACGGTCGCGCTTTCGGGCGACGGAGGCGATGAGCTGTTCTGCGGCTATAACCGCTATGTGCTGGGCTACCAAGTTTGGCGCTTCCTGCAACTGCTGCCAAACCCACTGCGCCGCGCCATCGCGGCGATGTTTCGACGCGCGCCTGGGCATGCGTTGGATTCCTTGCAGCGATTGTTGCCCCGGCGGCTGAGAGTCCCGCAGCTGGCGGACCGCTTGCCAAAGTTGGCGGACGTGCTGGCCCATCGGAATGGACCGTCCTTTTATCGGGGTCTTGTGTCCCACGCCAAACAACCCGACCAGATTGTGATTGGCGCGCGCGAACCTGAGGGTATCCTCGCCCGCGCCGGCGGTTTTCCCCAGTTGGCCGACCCGCGTGAGTGGATGATGTTGATGGATTCGGTGACTTATCTGCCCGATGACATTCTCACCAAGGTTGACCGGGCTAGCATGGCGGTGAGCCTCGAGGCGCGAGTTCCGCTGTTGGATCACCGGGTGGTCGAGTTCGCCCTGCGCCTGCCCATCGGCTACAAATTCCGCAAGGGCCAGGGGAAATGGCTTTTGCGACAAGTGCTCGATCGCTACGTGCCGCGCCCGTTGATGAATCGCCCGAAGATGGGGTTCGGCGTGCCCATCGAGCATTGGCTCCGAGGCCCCTTGCGAGGCTGGGCGGAAGACCTCTTGAACGAAACGCGGTTGCGCAATGACGGCTTCCTCGACCCGCAACCCATTCGCGAGATGTGGCGGGAGCACCAGTCCGGCGCGCGCCGCTGGCATTATCATCTTTGGGATGTGCTGATGTTTCAGGCATGGCTCAGGGAAACGGGCCACCACTAACATGATCAGTGGGGCGCGCAAGGGGGCATGGCCATGACGCGTTTACTGTTTGTTGTGTCTGAAGACTGGTTTTTCGTGTCCCATCGCTTGCATCTGGCGCAAACCGCCATCCAGGAGGGTTTTCAGGTCGCTCTTCTCACCCGGATTGCCGACCAGCGGGCGAAAATTGAACAGGCTGGGGTAACCGTGTTCGACTGGCAACTGGAGCGAGGCTCGCGTAACCCCCTGTTGGAGTTCAAGGCATTGATTGGGCTTGTGCGGGCAATGCGCGCTTTTCGTCCGGATTTGATTCATGCGGTCGCCATGCAGCCAGTGCTTCACGCGACTGCGGGTGCTTGGCTCACCGGCGTCCGCCGTCGGGTGCTCGCGCTCAGCGGACTTGGGTTTGTGTTTTCCTCGGCCAAGCTCCGCGCGCGGCTGTTGCGCCCCCCGTTGAGCGCCGCCTTGAGGCTGGCGTTGAATGGGGAGCACACCCGTTTGATCTTGCAGAATCCCGACGATTGTCGCGTGCTCGTCGACGCGAAGGTGGCGCGTCCTGGATGCATTCGCATGATCCGCAGCTCGGGCGTGGATACCTCCGTGTTCCTGCCAGGAACCGGACAGCCGTCGACACCATTGGTTATCCTGCCGGGAAGGATGCTGTGGGACAAGGGTGTGGGTGAGTTCGTCAGCTGTGCCCGGGCGTTGAAGGCAGCGAAGGTACCGGCTCGTTTCGCGTTGGTGGGTGATCCGGATCTCCGAAATCCGGAGTCGGTGCCCTTGGCGCGGCTTCATCAGTGGGTCGACGAGGGTGTCGTGGAATGGTGGGGGCGCCGCGCGGATATGCCCGCCGTGCTGGCACAGGCCGATATCGTCTGCCTGCCATCCTACCGGGAGGGATTGCCGCTGGCGCTGCTGGAGGCAGCAAGCTGCGGCCTGCCGATCGTCACTTTCGATGTACCCGGATGCCGTGAGGCCGTCGAGCACGGCAGAACGGGGTTTCTGGTGCCCTTCGGCGACCAGGGAATGCTCAACGAGGCCATTGCGTCCCTCCTTGCCGATGAATCAATGCGCCGCGGCTTTGGCGACGCTGGCCGGGATAAAGTGTTGAGAGAATTCACGCGAGAGCGCGTCGCGCGGGAGACCTTGGCGGTTTGGAAGGAGGTGTTGGGCTTGCCGTGAAAAGGCAGGTTTCACCCGCCGGAGTGGCGGGGGCCATGAGGTAGATAAAGACCCAAAGCGGAATCAGATCGATGGAGTTGAGCGCGCATTGCCGAGGCACACCCTGAATTAAAAAAAAAACGATCTAGCACAAATGTCTCTCGCTGTCATATCGCTGCAAGGCTGTGCCATATTTGATAACGTGCCCGGTCGGTCGCGATCCAACCTCGCGCCCGCATCGATCAAACGTGATCCAACAGAGAAATCCGGTGAAAGTCATTCTTTCAGTTGACCCGATCAAATTTCCGCTCACGGGAATTGGACGCTACACTGACGAGCTGGCAAAGGGTCTGCAACGGGCGGAGCTTGAGGGGCTGCGGTTCTTGCGTGGGACGAAACTGGTCTCCTCGGTCCCCGCGCTCCATCCCGCCAAGGCCATGGCGAGCATGCCCGCTTGGCTGCGGCTGGCGCAAAAAAGCCGTCTCACCGTTGCCGCCTATCGCGGGCTCGGCGCCTGGCGCAAAGCCCGATCACTCAGAGGATTCGAGGACCATCTGTTTCACGGCCCCAACTACTACCTGCCGCCATTCGCTGGCAGGAGCGTGGTGACCATTCACGATCTTTCGCCCTATCAATGGCCCCAGTGCCACCCACCGGAGCGAGTGCGCTTCATGCGCGCGGAAATCGAGCGTTCCTTGGAGCGCGCAACCGCCTTGATCACGGATGCCGAGCACACCCGTCTAGAGGTCGCGCGCTACTTCGGCTGGCCCATGGAAAAGATTCACGCAATTCCCCTGGCCAGCTCCCCGGATTTCCGCCCGCGCTCGGAGCAGCCGGGAAAGGATTTTGCGCGCCTGCTTTCCGCCCTCGACATAAAGCCCGATCAATATACCCTGTTTACCGGCACAATCGAACCACGAAAAAACCTTGGCGTTTTGTTGGATGCCTATTCCCGTTTGCCGGATGCGACACGCCAGCGTTGGCCGCTCGTCATTATCGGCTACCGCGGCTGGGGCAGCGCCCAACTGCACGCGCGTTTGCAAGACGCGCAACGTGCCGGTTGGCTGCGCTATCTCGGCTATCTTCCCCAGGAGAGCTTGGTCGCCATCATGGCCGGCGCGCGGCTTTTCGTGTATCCCTCCCTCTACGAGGGCTTTGGTCTGCCGGTACTCGAAGCCATGGCTAGTGGCGTTCCCGTCGTTTGCTCCAACGCCTCGACTCTGCCAGAGGTCGCTGGCGACGCCGCCGCCTACCATGCGCCGAATGACACCGACGCACTGAGGGATCTCATTCTCAGCGGTCTGGAAGATGAACAATGGCGCGCCGCAGCGCGCGATGCTGGGCTCAAGCAGGCCGGCGCCTTTTCCTGGCACCGATGCGTCAAGAGTACAATTGCAGTCTATCGCCAGGTCGCGTCCGAATCATGAAAGGCCAGCGTGCATGAGGGTTTTGAATGTCTATCGCACCTATTTTCCGGATCCCCCCGGAGGCATGCAGGAAGCCATTCGGCAGATCTGCCTAAGCACCAGCAGGCTCGGTGTCCAAAACAGCGTTTTCACCCTATCGCCAAATCCAGCGCCAGGGCGAATTGATCGTCCCGAGGCCCAGGTGGTGCGTCAGCGGTCCTGGGCGGCGCCAGCCTCATGCGATCTCGGCGGACTGCAAGCGGTCAAAACCTTTCGCGCCCTGGTCGCTGAAGCCGACGTGGTGCATTACTTTTTTCCCTGGCCATTCGCTGATATTTTGCGCGAGCTCGCCCCGCGCAGGCCCTCGGTCTTGACCTACATTTCCGACGTCGTCCGGCAGAAATGGCTGGGACGACTCTATGAACCCTTGATGTTGCGCACCTTGCGCGGCATGGACGCTGTTGTCTGCAATTCGCCCGCTTACGCGCGAACTAGCCCGGTACTGCAAGATCCAGCCATCGCCGAGCGTCTGCGCATGATTCCCTTGGGCATCGAGGAAAGTTGCTACCCGACGCAATCGGACGCGGGCCTCTTCGCGCGTCTCGCCATCGAGCCATCCGAGCCCTTTGTGTTGTTTCTCGGGGTGCTTCGTTATTACAAAGGCTTACAATTCTTGCTTGAGGCCTGCCGCAACCTGCCTGGCAAGCTTGTCATCGCCGGTTTCGGTCCAGAAGCGGCACGGGTGCGCGGGCAAGCTCGGCGCATGCGACTCGATCAGGTCAAATTCGCCGGTCACGTCACCGATAGCGAAAAAGTCGCCCTACTAAAGGCCTGTCGCGGGCTCGTACTCCCCTCGCACTTGCGCTCGGAAGCCTATGGCATGGTTCTCGTCGAGGCCAGCATGCACGGCAAGCCCATGGTCAGTTGCGAGATCGGCACCGGCACATCCTTCGTCAACCAGCACGGAAAAACCGGCTTTGTCGTTCCGCCGGAATCGCCCGAGGCGCTGGCCGGCGCCATGCGGCGCCTGCTCACTGACAGCGCCTTGGCCGCGCGGCTTGGGCGCAACGCCCGCCAACGCTACGACGCGCTCTTCTCGGGCGACACGCTCGGTCGAGCCTACGCGACACTTTACTCAGAGATTGCCAAGGGCGCGCTCACTCCCGGCGCTCCAGCACAGGATACCCCTCGCTAGCGCAGAGCGCGTCGCGTTCGGCCTCCTTGAGGTCCTCTCGCATCATTTCCTCGACCAGCTCATCAAACGCGATACGCGGGGACCAGCCCAGCTCGACGCGCGCTCGGCTGGGATCGCCGAGCAGGGTCTCAACCTCCGCTGGGCGAAAGTAGCGTGGGTCAACCGCGACAATGCAGTTGCCACCGTCGGTGTTGTAGCCTTTTTCCTCCGCGCCATGGCCTTCCCACCGAATCTCGATCCCGATGGACCGCGCGGCCGTTTCAACAAACTGCCGAACCGAATATTGCGTTCCGGTCGCAATGACATAATCCTGCGGGCTTTCCTGCTGAAGCATCAACCACTGCATTTCGACATAATCGCGGGCATGGCCCCAGTCCCGCTTGGCGTCCAGATTGCCCAGATATAGTCGCTCCTGCATGCCGAGCTTGATGCGCGCCAACGCCCGGGTGATCTTGCGGGTAACGAAGGTCTCACCGCGCAAGGGGCTCTCGTGGTTGAACAAAATGCCATTGCAGGCGTACAAGCCGTATGCCTCACGATAATTCACTGTGATCCAGTAGGCATAAAGTTTTGCCACGGCGTAGGGTGAGCGGGGATAAAAGGGCGTTGTTTCGGTCTGGGGAACCTCTTGCACCTTGCCATAAAGCTCGGACGTGGAGGCTTGGTAAAACCGGGTTTTTTGCTCCAGACCCAGAATCCGGATCGCTTCCAGCAGGCGCAAGGTTCCAACCGCGTCGGAATTCGCTGTGTATTCTGGTTCCTCGAAGCTGACCGCGACATGACTTTGGGCCGCCAGGTTATAAAGCTCGTCGGGCCGAACCTGCTGCATGATGCGAATGAGACTGGACGAATCAGTCAGATCCCCATGGTGCAAAATGAACCGCCGATCAGGCTCGTGCGGCCCTTGATATAGGTGATCGATCCGGTCCGTGTTGAACAAAGAGCTTCGTCTCTTGATTCCGTGGACTTCATAGCCTTTCGATAGCAGGAATTCCGCTAGGTAGGCGCCATCCTGACCGGTGACACCGGTGATAAGAGCTTTTTTCATTTCGACTATGTCAGTTCGTCTCAGTGTGGTTGCGTTTACAGTCAGCGCCTCTTGGCACGCGAATACTCTGCCCGGCGGCCTCGCGGAAGACCAAGCTGGGTGCGGCCTTGGGGCAACGTCCAAGGGCAGGTGTGCATGAGCGTTGTCAAAGTCAGGCCGTCACTAAATTAAGCAATCGAGCCACAGGATAAGATCCGCCAAAATACCACAGATGGTGGCCTTCATCGGCCACCGACCCAGCGAAGCTCGGCTGAAAGGGCTGCTTGCGCCCGTGTTCACAAGCCCGCATCCCAGCCAGAACCCGTGCAGTTAGGTGCGAGCTCCATGCTGGGCGAGCGTCCCGGCGCTGAAACGGGGTATGCTACCACCTAATGCCGTGGGAAGGAGCCTGGCCGAGCGTGGGGCATTACCGAGATGTCTTCGACCTCGCGCGCAACAGTCCATTGCAACGAAAAATCCGCTGCAAGCAGTCCCGCGAACAATCACCAATCACTAATCACCAGCCCGAGCAATATGAAACGCGCACTTATCTTTGGAGTCTCCGGACAGGATGGCGCCTACCTCGCCAAGTTACTGCTTGAGAAAGGCTATCAGGTTACTGGCACCTCGCGGGATGCCGAGTTGTCCAGCTTCGCCAATCTCGGCCAACTTGGCATTCGCGACCAAGTGCGCTGCATCTCCGCCGCCATCAACGACTTCCGCAGCACCCTGACCGCCATCACCCAGGCCGAGCCGGATGAAATCTACAATCTCGCCAGTCAAAGCTCCGTTGGCTTATCCTTCCACCAACCGGCTGAAACCCACGAGAGCATCAATCTCGGCACCTTGAACCTGCTCGAGGCCCTGCGTTTTGTTGGTCGGCCAATCCGCTTCTACAACGCATCCTCCAGCGAATGTTTTGGCGACACCGGCGCCACCCCCGCCACCGAGGATACGCCTTTTCGCCCACGCAGCCCCTACGCCGTGGCCAAGGCCGCGGCCTATTGGCAGGTCGCCAACTACCGCGAAGCCTATGACCTCTTCGCGTGCTCCGGAATCCTGTTCAATCACGAATCCCCCTTGCGCCCGGTGCGCTTCGTCACCCGCAAAATTATCGCAACCGCCTGTCGCATTGCCGCCGGGGCCGATGAAATTCTCAGCGTCGGCAACACCGACATCATCCGCGACTGGGGCTGGGCGCCCGAATATGTCGATGCCATGTGGCGCATGCTCCAGCAGGATCAGCCCGATGATTACCTTATCGCCACCGGCCACTCGTGCAGTCTCAATGACTTGATCGCCGAAACCTTCGCCGCGCTCGACCTCGACTGGCGCGATCACGTTCGTGTCGATCGCAGTCTCTACCGTCCCACCGACCTGCTCCGCAGCCGCGCGGATCCCGGCAAAGCCGCCGCGCGTCTCAACTGGCGAGCCGCGATGCGCGTGCCAGAGATTGTTCGTGCCATGATCATCGCCGAGCAACACGACAGCCATTGAGTACCAATAAGCACACAAGCCGGAAGGGCACGAACCATTACAAACCGAACTGGTTGGTTCTATCGTGCCGACTGCGCGCCCAAGTGCGGTTCCGCGCGAAGCATCCCCGGGGCGCGGTGGTGACGATGCACCTGGTTTAGGCCTGGTCCGTTTAGCCTCCGTACGGGCTAATCCTCGATTCCAGCTCCGCGCTTTAGATTCGTGATCAGGTTGATATCCTTGCCGAGCGAGGATTGCCATCGACTCATCACGTCCTTGATACTCTGATTATTTCTCAAGGAGCTTTGTGGATTGTGTGTAAGGATCTGGAAGCTATATTCGCGATGGACATCGGTGTATTTGTCCTGTAGCAGTATCGCATCGATTAGCTCCGGCTCGGTGGATGGGCGCACGGGGAATCCGGTGTGGCTTTCCAGCGCATCCGCTGGCCGGATGGTCGCGAAATAATCGCAAAATACTTCATACTGCAAATCACCCTTGGCGTAGGGTGCTAGGTGCGTATCCTTCCCTTTGTAAACATCGTAGCCGATGGCGAATAGAAACCCAATTAGATCGTGGTAGGAATATTTCCCCCGAAGACAAAAAACATTCGACTCGAAAATAATTTCAGGCGAATGCTTGCGAAGGACGCTTTCCGCCCCTTGCAATGCCTCTAGCTCCGAGCCCTCGATGTCCATCTTGATGACATCCACCTTACCGATATCGTGTTCGTTGCAGAAATCGTCCAGACTAACTGACTCGATTTGCGCATCCCCAGACTCGATAATATGGGCCCAGGCGCTATTACCGCCGAAGTTCACGGTTCCGCTATTGCGCCAAACGGCTTTCTTGTGCAAGTCAAGCGAAATGCGAGAGGCATTCGCCGCCTTGACGAGGGAAGCGATATTTTCAGTTAGGATCTCGAAGGCATGAACATTCGCGCCTTTCGTGGCGACAGGTATGCACACAGTTCCGATGTTTGCCCCTAAATCAAAAAACACCGACTTGCTCGAGCACATGTTGTATGTTAGCCTTGCAACAGATAAAAAACCGCCCGATTTAGCCACCTGCTCCTCATAAATATCCTGCCCAGGGTCGACATCAAGATAATAAATTGCATTGTCAGGCGTCAAAAATTCAACAAGCCTTTTCATTTGTGTTTTCCGTGCCCGAGATTAACAGTTGTACACGCTAGCGCAGGGACAAATCCCTCCCAGGCAGATTGCGCTGCGGCACCCTCCCCTGCGCGAGGCCAATTTCTTGCCTAGGTCGGTGGAGTCGCGTCTAATGACCGCCCTGGCATCTGCCGGCGCGACCATGCCGCAATCCTAACAGACGCTGTCATGCCCGCGCTACCAACAAGGCGCGGACTTGGCGGACAAACGTGAGCACCATATCCGGGATAAAGTGGTGCTTCAGCCACCAAATAGCTGCCCGCCCACTTTCCCGCCGAGCGCCATAGCATGAAATTGCCCGTATTATTCGCATTTACTCGGCAGGACTTCATTGACCGCTATTCGGGATCGGTCTTTGGCGCCTTGTGGTCATTTATTCATCCGTTGGTCATGATATTTATTTTTACCGTGGTTTTCGCCAAGATTATGGGGGCGCGTCTCCCTGGCAGCGTGGGTGAATACAATTACCCGGTATATCTTGTCAGCGGGTTGTTGCCATGGATTGCCTTCTCCACGACCATCACCCGCTGTGCGACAGTCTTCATCGACAAGCGCCACATCATTGGCAAGATCTATCTCAACCTGGGCTATTTGCCCCTATACATCGTTTTTTCCGAAACCATCACTTTCACCATCGCCCTCGCGCTATTTTTGGGCTTCTTAGTATTTGTTGGGCAGTGGCCAGGTCAGCTGTTGTTGTTGGTCGGGCTAATCTATCTGCTGCAGCAAATCTTTGCCTTTGGGTTGGGGCTTTTGTTTGCGATTTTGAATGTGTTTCTACGCGACATTCGTGAATTGGTTGGTATTGGCTTGACCTTTTGGTTCTGGCTCACTCCGATCGTTTGGGTGCCCGACATTGCGCCGCGCCTGGTGCAAGATTTGCAGCATTGGCTCAACCCCGCGTACCTATTCATAGGCAGTTATCGCTCCATATTTGTCGATCAGCAATTGCCCGCTAGCTCATCCCTGGCATGGCTTGCCGGCATCGGCTTCGCCGTCGTCGTGTTGGCCTGGCGCCTGCTCCGTTGGCTGGAAAAAGACATTCGCGATTTCCTATGATCGTCGTCGAAAAGCTAACCAAAACGTTCCGGCTCTACCGCCGGCCATCAGATCGGCTGCGGGAGCTGATCCTGCGGCGCGCCTTTCATCACGTGCATCACGTCCTTGATGACGTTTCCTTCGCAGTCAAGGACGGCGAAACCCTCGGCATCATTGGTTGCAATGGCGCTGGGAAATCTACCTTGCTGAAAATACTCACGGGTGTCTTGTTGCCTGATTCCGGGCGCACGCAGGTGTCAGGTCGGGCGACCGGACTGCTTGAACTCGGTACTGGCTTCAACCTTGAGCTGACGGGGCTCGAAAATATACGTGCCAACGCGCTGCTGCTGGGCATGACAGCGGCGCGTGCAAAAAACCGCGAAAGCGCGATTATTGAGTTCGCCGAGCTTGGGGAGTTTATCGCAGAGCCAATCAAGACCTACTCCTCGGGCATGATCATGCGCCTGGCCTTTGCTATCGCCATACACGCAGACCCGGCATGCTTCGTGGTAGATGAAGCGCTGGCGGTGGGCGACGCCTATTTCCAGCAAAAATGCATGGGCGCGCTTCAGCGGTTTCGCAACAAGGGTGGATCGATTGTCTTCGTCTCCCATGATCTTAACGCCATCAAGTTGTTATGCGACAAAGTGTTGGTCCTTGATAACGGGCGGGTGGTCGGGTACGACAAACCGGAGCCGGCGACAAATCTGTACAACCGTATCATTGCCCGCGT includes the following:
- a CDS encoding ABC transporter ATP-binding protein; this encodes MIVVEKLTKTFRLYRRPSDRLRELILRRAFHHVHHVLDDVSFAVKDGETLGIIGCNGAGKSTLLKILTGVLLPDSGRTQVSGRATGLLELGTGFNLELTGLENIRANALLLGMTAARAKNRESAIIEFAELGEFIAEPIKTYSSGMIMRLAFAIAIHADPACFVVDEALAVGDAYFQQKCMGALQRFRNKGGSIVFVSHDLNAIKLLCDKVLVLDNGRVVGYDKPEPATNLYNRIIARVQQDAERKHEETPPEPTEYGSGRAWIERARIVGSASAGNVMSAGETAEIWVDYLVREAVDDLTLGFMIRDRFGQDIFGTNTSLFNQTLNPPLGVPQTACWQVVLNIAPGHYTVTLGLHRRAESGVEVLHWHDSVLRFEIAGIQGLAFGGVCRLETKFFTGPTKPVAKNDQPGVQA